One genomic region from Cellulomonas fengjieae encodes:
- a CDS encoding FKBP-type peptidyl-prolyl cis-trans isomerase → MSAALPEVSGSFGQKPTLTFPDAAPSGELEVLVLSRGDGPLVEAGDDLEVHYLGQAWQGGVFDNSYDRGSSISFPIGVGAVIGGWDEGLVGQQVGSRVLLSIPSHLGYGDRGVPQAGIKGGDTLVFVVDIVGTSSN, encoded by the coding sequence ATGTCCGCAGCGCTGCCCGAGGTCTCGGGTTCCTTCGGCCAGAAGCCGACCCTGACCTTCCCTGACGCCGCGCCCTCCGGTGAGCTCGAGGTCCTGGTCCTGTCCCGTGGGGACGGCCCCCTCGTCGAGGCCGGTGACGACCTCGAGGTGCACTACCTCGGCCAGGCGTGGCAGGGCGGCGTCTTCGACAACTCGTACGACCGGGGCTCGTCGATCAGCTTCCCGATCGGCGTCGGCGCCGTGATCGGCGGCTGGGACGAGGGCCTCGTCGGCCAGCAGGTCGGGTCGCGCGTCCTGCTGTCGATCCCGTCGCACCTGGGCTACGGCGACCGCGGCGTGCCGCAGGCCGGCATCAAGGGCGGCGACACGCTGGTCTTCGTGGTCGACATCGTCGGCACCAGCAGCAACTGA